The proteins below come from a single Aegilops tauschii subsp. strangulata cultivar AL8/78 chromosome 6, Aet v6.0, whole genome shotgun sequence genomic window:
- the LOC109764585 gene encoding uncharacterized protein — translation MPEKPPPLGRRPTASASWVRSLHCKSMAADDVAANVAALPKKSHLLLPSSCASSGDAQGDVSSCKPKLKSSSKTSSGTKKPKAAKPTSVPPSPPPGPLGPLPALTELPAGHSSRQVVEIIFLSSWSPLPPAPAAAAGGAFAGEVEMLFRVHNQARAVARFEDYRAAVRARAGGASRSAADGNEMMRFSPAPPHGSSSSDSASLRVVRTFDGSGGAHASGRGPETGRRAMFLCRVIAGRVAEGPCSEAAGKEYDSVRGGKGELVVFDRRAVLPCFLIIYKL, via the coding sequence GATGACGTCGCTGCCAATGTCGCGGCACTGCCAAAGAAGTCGCACCTCCTCCTCCCGTCGAGCTGCGCCAGCTCCGGCGACGCCCAAGGGGACGTCTCCTCGTGCAAGCCCAAGCTCAAATCGAGCTCGAAGACTAGTTCGGGGACCAAGAAGCCCAAGGCGGCGAAGCCGACGTCCGtgccgccgtcgcctcctccCGGCCCGCTCGGCCCGCTGCCGGCGCTGACCGAGCTCCCGGCGGGGCACTCCTCGCGGCAGGTGGTCGAGATCATCTTCCTCTCGTCGTGGTCTCCTctcccgccggcgccggccgcTGCTGCCGGTGGCGCGTTCGCGGGGGAGGTGGAGATGCTGTTCCGCGTCCACAACCAGGCGCGCGCCGTGGCGCGCTTCGAGGACTACCGCGCCGCCGTGCGCGCCCGGGCCGGGGGCGCCTCCCGCAGCGCCGCCGACGGCAACGAGATGATGCGCTTCTCCCCGGCCCCGCCGCACGGGAGCTCCTCCTCGGACAGCGCGTCCCTGCGCGTCGTCCGGACCttcgacggcagcggcggcgcgcaCGCCAGCGGGCGCGGGCCGGAGACCGGCCGGCGGGCCATGTTCCTGTGCAGGGTGATCGCCGGGCGGGTGGCGGAGGGGCCATGCTCCGAGGCCGCCGGCAAGGAGTACGACTCCGTCCGCGGCGGCAAGGGCGAGCTGGTGGTGTTCGATCGGCGGGCGGTGCTCCCATGCTTCCTCATCATCTACAAGCTGTAA